A stretch of Halostagnicola kamekurae DNA encodes these proteins:
- a CDS encoding ABC transporter permease subunit encodes MSQGTSDGLHARVAGLLGGPNMMGNSPAFWAGLAVAVALLAALPVLFGYYAAEIGSVFLAYALLAMSLAFIWGYCGILSFGQVAFFGIGGYAFGIVAINVSTVGGLTLGLLTALVVSTLFAAMLGYFMFYGGVRDVYVTILTLVVALVLHTFMGQTAGGEWSIGDARLGGFNGMNSVPDLGIGVGSIGYEFGIAAHYYVTLGAVVATYLGLRVLLNSRFGYAIVATREDETRTEMFGYDTTFIKFAVFTIGGAIAGLSGVLFTTQNNYIDPSVFGITAAALPVVWASVGGRTSLLGTVGAALAIQFLDYRLAISGSEWALVVIGSLLVFVVLVIPEGVAPRLHDLVAGRRSTSTPTESPGSDGAANAEEVSD; translated from the coding sequence ATGAGCCAAGGCACGAGCGACGGGCTTCACGCCAGAGTCGCTGGTCTTCTCGGTGGGCCGAACATGATGGGGAACTCGCCCGCGTTCTGGGCCGGACTGGCGGTCGCCGTGGCGCTTCTCGCCGCGTTGCCGGTCCTCTTTGGCTACTACGCCGCGGAGATCGGTTCGGTCTTTCTCGCGTACGCGTTGCTCGCCATGAGCCTCGCGTTCATCTGGGGGTACTGTGGCATCCTGAGCTTCGGTCAGGTCGCGTTCTTCGGTATCGGCGGCTACGCCTTCGGGATCGTCGCGATCAACGTCTCGACGGTGGGCGGTCTGACGCTCGGACTGCTCACGGCGCTGGTCGTTTCGACGCTCTTCGCCGCGATGCTCGGCTACTTCATGTTCTACGGCGGTGTCCGCGACGTCTACGTCACGATCCTCACGCTCGTCGTCGCGCTCGTCTTGCACACCTTCATGGGCCAGACCGCGGGCGGCGAGTGGTCGATCGGCGACGCTCGTCTCGGCGGATTCAACGGGATGAACAGCGTGCCAGATCTCGGAATCGGGGTCGGATCGATCGGCTACGAGTTCGGCATCGCCGCTCACTACTACGTGACCCTCGGCGCGGTCGTGGCGACCTACCTCGGCCTTCGGGTGTTGCTCAACAGCCGATTCGGATACGCGATCGTCGCGACCCGCGAAGACGAAACGCGGACTGAGATGTTCGGCTACGACACGACGTTCATCAAGTTCGCCGTCTTCACGATCGGCGGCGCTATCGCCGGGTTGAGCGGCGTGTTGTTCACGACCCAGAACAACTACATCGACCCCAGCGTTTTCGGAATCACCGCGGCCGCGCTCCCCGTGGTCTGGGCGAGCGTCGGCGGTCGCACGTCCCTGCTCGGAACCGTGGGTGCCGCTCTCGCGATCCAGTTTCTGGACTACCGACTCGCCATCTCCGGGAGCGAGTGGGCGCTGGTGGTGATCGGATCGCTGCTGGTCTTCGTCGTGCTCGTGATCCCTGAAGGGGTGGCACCGCGCCTTCACGATCTCGTCGCCGGCCGTCGATCGACGTCGACGCCGACGGAGTCGCCGGGGAGCGATGGAGCCGCGAACGCCGAGGAGGTGAGCGACTGA
- the urtB gene encoding urea ABC transporter, permease protein UrtB, whose protein sequence is MTGIGLLNFGFEFLEIFAFIVLATVGLAVIFGMMGIINLAHGEFILVGAYATTYSFAAGLPLPLAMLTGVVLTAIFGLVLERLVIRHLYGRLLDSMVVTWGVSLVMVQLVRIVFGNSAPGIGIPFGELPVVDGPAYYLVLGVLAVGTLGGLYALFMWTDFGVRARATMQDAETARSMGIDTDRMYMSTFAIGSALAGFTGALYAPVMTITPQYGTGFLVEAFVAVVVGGSSVIVGTLLASGFLGSVNAVFTNITESTFIGLVAMLLAAIVAIRLMPDGITGFLETVRQRWGENR, encoded by the coding sequence ATGACCGGAATCGGTCTCCTGAACTTCGGGTTCGAATTCCTCGAGATCTTCGCGTTCATCGTGCTCGCGACGGTCGGGCTCGCGGTGATCTTCGGCATGATGGGGATCATCAATCTCGCCCACGGCGAGTTCATTCTCGTGGGAGCCTACGCGACGACGTACTCGTTCGCCGCTGGTCTCCCCCTTCCGCTCGCGATGCTTACCGGCGTGGTCCTGACGGCGATTTTCGGACTCGTCCTCGAGCGACTCGTCATCCGTCACCTGTACGGGCGATTGCTCGATTCGATGGTCGTCACCTGGGGGGTCAGCCTCGTGATGGTCCAGCTCGTGCGGATCGTGTTCGGAAACTCCGCTCCCGGGATCGGGATTCCCTTCGGCGAGCTTCCGGTCGTAGACGGCCCGGCCTACTACCTCGTCCTCGGTGTGCTCGCCGTCGGCACCCTCGGTGGGCTCTACGCGCTGTTCATGTGGACGGATTTCGGCGTCCGCGCACGCGCGACGATGCAAGACGCGGAGACCGCACGCAGCATGGGTATCGACACTGACAGGATGTACATGTCGACGTTCGCCATCGGCTCCGCGCTCGCGGGCTTTACCGGAGCCCTCTACGCGCCGGTGATGACGATCACGCCCCAGTACGGGACCGGATTCCTCGTCGAGGCGTTCGTCGCCGTCGTCGTCGGCGGGTCGTCGGTCATCGTCGGGACGTTGCTGGCAAGTGGCTTCCTCGGATCGGTCAACGCGGTGTTCACGAACATTACCGAGAGCACGTTCATTGGACTGGTCGCGATGTTGCTCGCCGCGATCGTCGCGATTCGCCTGATGCCCGACGGGATCACCGGCTTCCTCGAGACGGTTCGCCAACGGTGGGGTGAGAACCGATGA
- a CDS encoding urea ABC transporter substrate-binding protein gives MRDPSISRRKILAGGAASGLAGLAGCVTEAGVLGIQSGSDGPTLAILEDRSQDFALTGTPKYRTSMLAIEEINRDGGILGEEVDVFAPDPQSDNMLYQDLTRHAIYREDVDAIWAGYSSATREAIRPIINEHELLYFYTTQYEGGVCDKTVFPMGATARQQLGAVVPYMIEEYGDEIYTIAADYNFGQLSGDWVQIIAEEHGAEVVDEEYIPLSESQFGSTINRIQSADPDFVMSMLVGQTHSAFYEQRLASGLTDIPIGTSTNMAQEYEHLRIDPPALEDVYAGVNYMEELPTDRNEAFVERYYERWDDAEYINQEAQNNYFSIYLYKEAVERAGTFDTDAVIAELEGGIEVEAPEGDVTLDPETHHIEHNMRVAHSDETHEITFEDAGTIGPAFLEKVGCDLTSEAEQTQYEPGAYYEGI, from the coding sequence GTGAGAGATCCCAGCATCTCTCGACGAAAAATCCTCGCCGGCGGTGCAGCCTCAGGGCTCGCTGGACTCGCCGGCTGTGTTACTGAAGCGGGCGTGCTCGGCATCCAATCCGGCTCCGATGGGCCGACGCTTGCCATTCTCGAGGATCGGTCCCAGGACTTCGCCTTGACGGGAACGCCGAAGTACCGGACGTCGATGCTCGCAATCGAGGAGATCAACCGTGACGGCGGGATTCTGGGCGAGGAGGTCGACGTCTTCGCCCCCGATCCCCAGTCGGACAACATGCTGTATCAGGATCTGACTCGCCACGCGATCTATCGGGAAGACGTCGACGCGATCTGGGCGGGGTACTCGAGCGCGACGCGGGAGGCGATCCGTCCGATCATCAACGAACACGAACTCCTGTACTTCTATACGACCCAGTACGAGGGCGGCGTGTGCGATAAAACCGTCTTTCCTATGGGCGCGACGGCGCGCCAGCAACTCGGCGCGGTCGTCCCGTACATGATCGAGGAGTACGGCGACGAGATCTACACGATCGCCGCCGACTACAACTTCGGACAGCTGTCGGGCGACTGGGTGCAGATCATCGCCGAGGAACACGGTGCGGAAGTCGTCGACGAGGAGTACATCCCGCTCAGCGAGTCCCAGTTCGGGTCGACGATCAATCGGATCCAGTCGGCCGATCCCGATTTCGTGATGTCGATGCTCGTCGGGCAGACCCACTCCGCGTTCTACGAACAGCGACTGGCGAGCGGCCTGACGGACATTCCGATCGGCACGTCGACGAATATGGCACAGGAGTACGAGCACCTGCGGATAGACCCGCCTGCCCTCGAAGACGTCTACGCCGGCGTCAACTACATGGAGGAACTCCCGACCGACCGAAACGAGGCGTTCGTCGAGCGCTACTACGAGCGCTGGGACGACGCGGAATACATCAATCAGGAGGCTCAGAACAACTACTTCTCGATCTACCTCTACAAGGAGGCGGTCGAGCGCGCTGGCACCTTCGATACCGACGCGGTCATCGCGGAACTCGAGGGCGGCATCGAGGTCGAAGCGCCGGAGGGCGACGTTACGCTCGACCCGGAGACACACCACATAGAACACAACATGCGCGTTGCACATTCAGACGAAACCCACGAGATAACGTTCGAGGACGCGGGCACGATCGGGCCCGCGTTCTTAGAGAAGGTCGGGTGCGACCTGACCAGCGAGGCCGAACAGACCCAGTACGAGCCCGGCGCGTACTACGAGGGGATCTAA
- a CDS encoding urease subunit beta: protein MSEFVPGELEPADEPVVINEGRETTAVTVENTGDRPVQVGSHFHFFESNPGLLFDRNEAYGFRLNVPAGTAIRFEPGCEREVDLVAIGGDRIVHGMGGLVNGPLDDDAVRERALERAASYGYQGVDRPTEDDR from the coding sequence ATGAGTGAGTTCGTCCCCGGGGAACTCGAGCCGGCCGACGAGCCGGTCGTGATAAACGAAGGGCGAGAAACGACGGCCGTAACCGTCGAGAACACCGGCGATCGACCGGTACAGGTCGGGTCGCACTTTCACTTCTTCGAGTCGAATCCCGGCCTCCTGTTCGACCGGAACGAGGCCTACGGCTTTCGACTGAACGTACCGGCCGGCACCGCGATCCGGTTCGAACCGGGCTGTGAGCGCGAGGTCGACCTCGTGGCCATCGGCGGCGACCGCATCGTCCACGGGATGGGCGGGCTCGTAAACGGCCCACTCGACGACGATGCCGTTCGAGAACGCGCGCTCGAGCGCGCTGCGAGCTACGGCTATCAGGGCGTCGACCGCCCGACGGAGGACGACCGATGA
- the ureC gene encoding urease subunit alpha → MTRELPRREYTDLFGATKGDRVRLGDTNLFAEIETDYGVPGEEAVFGGGKTMRDGMGMQSGTTQAEGTLDWVFTNIVIIDPVLGVCKGDIGVRDGEIVGVGKAGNPNTMDGVDMVIGPSTDTIPADGLIATAGALDIHVHFNSPQLIEHGLASGITTMFGGGFGGGATTCTPGPRNVQRFLQAAEEWPMNVGFYGKGNSSRPDALYEQIEAGVCGLKLHEDWGSTPAAIDTCLEVADEEDVQVCIHTDTLNESGFVEDTFDAIDGRAIHTFHIEGAGGGHAPDVLELVGHEHMLPSSTNPSMPYTENTFDEHLDMVMVCHHLNPDVPEDVAFAESRIRAETLGAEDVLHDTGAISMMTSDSQAMGRMAEVVSRTWQTAHKMKNQRGPLPADEGTGADNARIERYVAKYTINPAITAGIDDCVGSLEPGKLADIVLWKPAFFGIKPKVVIKGGFPVWSQMGEANGSLMTCEPIIGRERAGAQGRAKQALSVSFVSEAAYENGVADAYDLKTPVRPVTGTRSVRKEDMVHNDRCPDDIDIDAQTFEVSIDGEHVTCDPADEVPLAQRYML, encoded by the coding sequence ATGACTCGAGAGCTGCCCCGCCGCGAGTACACGGATCTGTTCGGCGCGACGAAAGGCGACCGGGTCAGACTCGGTGATACGAACCTCTTCGCGGAAATCGAGACCGATTACGGCGTTCCCGGCGAGGAGGCTGTCTTCGGCGGCGGCAAGACGATGCGCGACGGGATGGGGATGCAGTCGGGGACGACCCAGGCCGAAGGGACTCTCGACTGGGTCTTTACGAACATCGTCATCATCGATCCGGTGCTCGGGGTCTGCAAGGGCGATATCGGAGTCCGCGACGGCGAAATCGTCGGCGTCGGCAAGGCCGGCAACCCCAACACGATGGACGGCGTCGACATGGTGATCGGACCGAGTACCGATACGATCCCGGCGGACGGCCTAATCGCGACGGCCGGCGCGCTCGATATTCACGTCCACTTCAACAGCCCGCAGTTGATCGAACACGGCCTCGCCTCCGGCATCACGACGATGTTCGGCGGCGGCTTCGGCGGCGGCGCGACGACCTGTACGCCCGGTCCGCGGAACGTCCAGCGATTCCTCCAGGCCGCAGAGGAGTGGCCGATGAACGTCGGCTTCTACGGGAAGGGCAACAGCAGCCGGCCCGACGCGCTCTACGAGCAGATCGAAGCCGGCGTCTGCGGGTTGAAACTCCACGAGGACTGGGGATCGACACCTGCCGCGATCGACACCTGTCTCGAGGTCGCCGACGAGGAGGACGTGCAGGTCTGTATCCACACGGACACGCTCAACGAGTCGGGCTTCGTCGAGGATACCTTCGACGCCATCGACGGGCGCGCGATCCACACGTTCCACATCGAGGGCGCGGGCGGCGGTCATGCGCCGGACGTCCTCGAGCTGGTCGGACACGAGCACATGCTTCCGTCCTCGACGAATCCGTCGATGCCCTACACGGAGAACACGTTCGACGAGCACCTCGATATGGTGATGGTCTGTCACCACCTCAACCCCGACGTTCCCGAGGACGTCGCGTTCGCCGAGTCGCGGATCCGCGCCGAGACGCTCGGCGCGGAGGACGTCCTCCACGATACGGGCGCGATCAGCATGATGACCTCGGACTCTCAAGCGATGGGCCGCATGGCCGAGGTCGTCAGCCGAACCTGGCAGACGGCCCACAAGATGAAGAATCAGCGCGGGCCGCTCCCCGCCGACGAGGGGACCGGAGCTGACAACGCCCGCATCGAGCGATACGTCGCCAAGTACACGATCAACCCCGCGATCACGGCCGGCATCGACGACTGTGTCGGCTCGCTCGAGCCCGGAAAACTGGCCGACATCGTCCTGTGGAAGCCCGCGTTCTTCGGGATCAAACCGAAGGTAGTGATCAAGGGCGGGTTCCCCGTCTGGTCCCAGATGGGCGAAGCCAACGGCTCGCTCATGACCTGCGAGCCGATCATCGGCCGCGAACGGGCCGGCGCACAGGGGCGCGCTAAACAGGCGCTTTCGGTCTCGTTCGTGAGCGAGGCCGCTTACGAAAACGGCGTCGCCGACGCCTACGACCTGAAAACGCCGGTTCGACCCGTGACCGGAACCCGCTCGGTTCGCAAAGAAGACATGGTCCACAACGACCGCTGTCCGGACGACATCGACATCGACGCCCAGACCTTCGAGGTGTCAATCGACGGCGAACACGTCACCTGCGACCCGGCCGACGAGGTGCCGCTCGCACAGCGATACATGCTCTGA
- a CDS encoding urease subunit gamma: MMLSPKEMERLTVFTAAELARRRKDRGVKLNHPETVAYISDWVCEGARDGKSVSQLRAEATQLLTREDVMDGVPEMVDMVQIEPVFPDGTKLVTIHDPIRADSREQLEELDEREAVSDREATDGTEVE; this comes from the coding sequence ATGATGCTCTCGCCAAAGGAGATGGAACGACTCACCGTCTTCACGGCCGCCGAACTCGCGCGTCGGCGCAAGGACCGCGGCGTGAAGCTCAACCATCCCGAAACAGTCGCATACATCTCCGACTGGGTCTGTGAAGGCGCTCGAGACGGAAAGTCCGTCTCACAGCTCCGAGCCGAGGCGACCCAGCTACTCACCCGTGAGGACGTGATGGACGGTGTACCCGAGATGGTCGACATGGTCCAGATCGAGCCGGTCTTCCCGGACGGGACGAAGCTCGTTACCATCCACGACCCGATTCGGGCGGACTCTCGGGAACAGCTCGAGGAACTGGACGAACGTGAAGCTGTGAGCGATCGTGAGGCCACAGACGGAACGGAGGTCGAATAA
- the ureG gene encoding urease accessory protein UreG, with amino-acid sequence MGYRDVAKIGIGGPVGSGKTALVRHLVPALLERDYEVGVIANDIMTQEDADVFRESFADMIPEDLVDGVETGACPHTGIREDPSMNLAAIDEFTESHPDLDVVIVESGGDNLAATFNPELADYFLFVISVAEGEDIPRKRGPGVTQADLLIVNKTDLAPYVDADLDVIERDTETVRGDDPFVFTDCKAGRGIDDVLEHVEHEVLFA; translated from the coding sequence ATGGGATACCGAGACGTCGCGAAGATCGGCATCGGCGGCCCCGTCGGTTCCGGAAAGACGGCGCTCGTGAGACACCTCGTGCCGGCGTTGCTCGAGCGCGACTACGAGGTCGGGGTCATCGCCAACGACATCATGACTCAGGAGGACGCAGACGTGTTTAGGGAGTCGTTCGCGGACATGATCCCCGAAGACCTCGTCGACGGGGTCGAGACCGGAGCCTGCCCGCACACGGGCATCCGCGAAGATCCGTCGATGAACCTCGCGGCGATCGACGAGTTCACCGAGTCCCATCCCGATCTGGACGTGGTGATCGTCGAGAGCGGCGGCGACAACCTCGCCGCGACCTTCAACCCCGAACTGGCGGATTACTTCCTGTTCGTCATCAGCGTCGCCGAGGGCGAGGACATCCCCCGCAAGCGCGGGCCCGGCGTGACTCAGGCCGACCTCCTGATCGTCAACAAGACCGATCTCGCCCCCTACGTCGACGCCGATCTCGACGTGATCGAGCGCGATACGGAGACCGTCAGAGGAGACGACCCCTTCGTCTTCACCGACTGCAAAGCCGGGAGGGGAATCGACGACGTACTCGAGCACGTCGAACACGAGGTGCTGTTCGCGTGA
- a CDS encoding urease accessory protein UreD: MSAGAEEDPRASKQPLPSAFEAYAGESLAQAPAGGPGKNGLLEATLARSGTEQTRLVRDRVHVPYHLTGTLETDPISGLTTLIAQEPTGGVAQGDRHRLTVETRPGARAHVTTQSATKVHSMRANYAHLDATLEARAGSYLEYLPGPTIVNEDARCLQTISVDLADDAAVVVGDVLVPDGLSDHEPFAFDHYLARVEAERDGTLVCADTVDIRTDERDPCHPTSVGEYAVVGSLYVFAPDRDLQSLTDRVHDRLEDGAEDGTGAASASASERDGGERDGDESDEGEPGGDRAGSTLVGVSALPHEAGVVVRVLGDRQLDVTNAVRSAWDETRRELFDVGVPADRRY; the protein is encoded by the coding sequence GTGAGCGCTGGCGCGGAGGAAGACCCTCGAGCGAGCAAGCAGCCACTTCCGAGCGCCTTCGAGGCCTACGCCGGCGAATCGCTGGCACAGGCACCGGCGGGCGGCCCCGGAAAGAACGGGCTGCTCGAGGCGACGCTCGCCCGCTCGGGAACCGAGCAGACGCGCCTCGTTCGCGACCGCGTCCACGTTCCGTACCACTTGACGGGAACGCTCGAGACCGATCCGATTTCTGGACTCACGACGCTCATCGCCCAGGAGCCGACCGGCGGCGTCGCCCAGGGCGATAGACACCGACTGACCGTCGAGACTCGACCCGGCGCGCGCGCACACGTCACCACCCAGAGCGCGACGAAAGTCCACAGCATGCGGGCGAACTACGCCCACTTGGACGCGACGCTCGAGGCCCGCGCGGGCAGTTACCTCGAGTACCTGCCGGGACCGACGATCGTCAACGAGGACGCGCGTTGTCTGCAGACGATCAGCGTCGACCTCGCGGACGACGCCGCGGTCGTCGTCGGCGACGTGCTCGTTCCGGACGGGTTGAGCGACCACGAGCCGTTCGCGTTCGATCACTACCTCGCGCGCGTCGAAGCCGAACGCGACGGCACGCTGGTCTGTGCTGATACGGTCGACATTCGGACCGACGAGCGCGACCCGTGTCACCCGACGAGCGTGGGAGAGTACGCGGTCGTCGGCTCGCTGTACGTCTTCGCACCCGATCGGGACCTGCAGTCGTTGACCGACCGGGTTCACGATCGGCTCGAGGATGGGGCCGAAGACGGAACCGGGGCCGCGTCAGCGAGCGCCAGCGAACGCGACGGGGGCGAACGCGATGGGGACGAATCCGACGAGGGCGAACCCGGCGGCGACCGAGCGGGTTCCACGCTCGTCGGCGTTTCGGCGCTCCCACACGAGGCTGGCGTCGTCGTCCGTGTACTCGGCGACCGACAGCTCGACGTGACGAACGCGGTTCGCTCGGCGTGGGACGAAACGAGACGCGAGCTCTTCGATGTCGGCGTTCCGGCCGACCGGAGGTACTGA
- the ureE gene encoding urease accessory protein UreE, whose protein sequence is MRRIDGVLGNVHSDETLARAREHHASEGTLERVVIEADRRQRSRFRTTTDAGTDVGVVLEKPALSIGDVLVHEEGQMIVVAFEPLEALAVDLPEPTAEALEAALELGHRVGNQHWDLAIDDGVAYVPLEADRHIVERVVEDIVPGATVRAETVDAELFVTDLEGDDESGLPHDHSHTGDHGHSHESEHTHELDHDHPHDHGDHGHDHQHGD, encoded by the coding sequence ATGCGGCGGATCGACGGGGTCCTCGGTAACGTCCACTCCGACGAGACCCTCGCGCGCGCTCGAGAACACCACGCGAGCGAGGGCACTCTCGAGCGGGTCGTGATCGAGGCTGATCGGCGACAGCGCTCAAGGTTTCGAACGACGACCGACGCCGGAACCGACGTGGGCGTCGTCCTCGAGAAGCCGGCGCTTTCGATCGGCGACGTGTTAGTCCACGAGGAAGGGCAGATGATCGTCGTCGCGTTCGAACCGCTGGAGGCGCTGGCGGTCGATCTGCCCGAACCGACGGCGGAAGCGCTCGAGGCGGCGCTCGAGCTCGGCCACCGCGTCGGAAACCAACACTGGGACCTCGCGATCGACGACGGGGTCGCGTACGTCCCGCTCGAGGCGGACCGCCACATCGTCGAACGCGTCGTCGAGGATATCGTTCCGGGGGCGACCGTTCGAGCGGAGACGGTCGACGCGGAACTATTCGTCACCGACCTCGAGGGCGATGACGAGAGCGGTCTCCCCCACGACCATTCGCACACGGGTGACCACGGCCACTCACACGAATCCGAGCACACGCACGAGTTAGACCACGACCACCCGCATGACCACGGGGATCACGGTCACGATCACCAGCATGGCGACTGA
- a CDS encoding urease accessory protein UreF, translating into MATEPAPFLTALRLSDSFLPTGGYTSSYGLEQYLNEDRIETADELGEIIRGYLERIVGPCETVAVANAHDAATSEDLEGLLTVDERLHAVTMAAEFRESSTKAGRQLSELVLVEDGGRRVSDDGQRRRAGGDDASESGSDRPLEAAYAEAIESGETPGHYPVVFGVVAAQRGLSKREACLAQAYSFVTGVLGATQRLGRFSHTDIQSILAALLPVITDVCDRHADDDIAAMASFAPLTEIMGMRHERAGRRLFMS; encoded by the coding sequence ATGGCGACTGAGCCGGCCCCCTTCCTGACCGCGTTGCGCCTCTCGGATTCGTTTCTCCCGACCGGCGGCTACACGTCGTCGTACGGCCTCGAGCAGTACCTCAACGAGGACCGTATCGAGACGGCCGACGAGTTAGGGGAGATAATCCGGGGCTACCTCGAGCGGATCGTCGGCCCCTGCGAAACCGTCGCCGTCGCGAACGCACACGACGCGGCGACGAGCGAGGATCTCGAGGGGCTCCTGACCGTCGACGAACGACTCCACGCGGTGACGATGGCCGCGGAGTTCCGCGAGAGTTCGACGAAAGCCGGCCGACAGCTCTCGGAACTGGTGCTCGTCGAGGATGGAGGGCGTCGCGTTAGCGATGACGGACAGCGGCGTCGCGCTGGCGGGGACGACGCGAGCGAATCAGGTAGTGACCGCCCGCTCGAGGCGGCCTACGCCGAAGCGATCGAGAGCGGGGAAACGCCAGGTCACTATCCCGTCGTCTTCGGCGTCGTCGCCGCCCAACGGGGGCTTTCGAAACGCGAGGCCTGTCTCGCACAGGCGTACTCGTTCGTCACCGGCGTGCTCGGCGCGACCCAGCGGCTGGGTCGGTTCAGTCACACGGACATCCAGTCGATACTGGCGGCCCTGCTGCCGGTCATCACCGACGTCTGCGACCGACACGCCGACGACGATATCGCCGCGATGGCCTCGTTCGCCCCGCTGACCGAGATCATGGGGATGCGCCACGAACGCGCCGGCAGGCGGCTGTTCATGAGCTAG
- a CDS encoding aldo/keto reductase: MEYTTLGETGTEVSRLCLGCMSFGSSDWREWVLEDEQSHEIIERAIDLGINFFDTANMYSNGESERVLGDALEGYDRDAQVVATKVYHPMREDDPNSGGLSRKTIEQELEASLERLGMDTIDLYQIHRWDDETPIEQTMRTLDDAVRRGQVRYLGASSMWAHQFAEALHASDRLGLERFATMQNHYNLVYREEEREMLPLCDKENVGVLPWSPLARGYLTRPHEDVDATTRGETEEHLYEHPYRDGGGPTINERVQELADEKDASMAQIALAWELHKDWVDAPIVGTTSVEHLEQAVEALDISLSESDIEWLEEPYEPVVVSGHA, encoded by the coding sequence ATGGAGTACACGACACTCGGCGAGACGGGGACGGAAGTGAGCCGACTCTGTCTGGGCTGTATGAGTTTCGGCTCGAGCGACTGGCGCGAGTGGGTCTTGGAGGACGAGCAGAGCCACGAGATCATCGAGCGCGCGATCGATCTGGGGATCAACTTCTTCGATACGGCGAACATGTACTCGAACGGCGAGTCCGAACGCGTGCTCGGGGACGCGCTCGAGGGGTACGACCGGGACGCGCAGGTCGTCGCGACGAAGGTCTATCATCCCATGCGCGAGGACGATCCGAACTCCGGCGGGCTCTCGCGCAAGACCATCGAGCAGGAACTCGAGGCCTCGCTCGAGCGACTCGGAATGGACACGATCGACCTCTACCAGATCCACCGCTGGGACGACGAGACGCCGATCGAGCAGACGATGCGGACGCTCGACGACGCGGTCCGCCGCGGGCAGGTTCGCTACCTCGGCGCGTCCTCGATGTGGGCCCACCAGTTCGCCGAGGCGTTACACGCGAGCGACCGACTGGGCCTCGAGCGATTCGCGACGATGCAAAACCACTACAACCTCGTCTATCGGGAGGAGGAGCGGGAGATGCTCCCGCTGTGTGACAAGGAGAACGTTGGCGTCCTTCCGTGGTCGCCGCTCGCCCGCGGCTATCTCACGCGCCCGCACGAGGACGTCGACGCGACGACGCGCGGCGAGACAGAGGAGCATCTGTACGAACACCCCTACCGCGACGGCGGCGGGCCGACGATCAACGAACGAGTGCAGGAGTTGGCCGACGAGAAGGACGCGAGCATGGCACAGATCGCACTCGCCTGGGAACTGCACAAGGACTGGGTCGACGCACCGATCGTCGGCACGACGAGCGTCGAACATTTAGAGCAGGCCGTCGAAGCGCTCGATATCTCGCTTTCGGAGTCCGACATCGAGTGGCTCGAGGAGCCCTACGAACCAGTCGTCGTCTCCGGACACGCCTGA
- a CDS encoding SRPBCC family protein has translation MTQLRTVATPDGLRLEASHVLEADPDAAWDLLVDTHRWPEWSPIVTDIEASHRRIEEGTTGRVRVRPGVWLPFTITSCDPAERRWAWNVARLPAAAHRVDALESNRCRIAFELRALESVNAPVCLRALERIDDRLSSETVVDSSDDASSAESDESAESNGSDESPTTDE, from the coding sequence ATGACGCAACTCCGAACCGTCGCCACGCCGGACGGTCTCCGCCTCGAGGCCTCCCACGTTCTCGAGGCCGATCCCGACGCCGCCTGGGACCTTCTCGTGGACACGCACCGATGGCCCGAATGGTCGCCGATAGTGACCGACATCGAGGCGAGCCACCGCCGGATCGAGGAGGGGACGACAGGTCGGGTTCGCGTGCGGCCGGGAGTCTGGCTCCCGTTTACGATCACCAGTTGTGACCCCGCCGAGCGACGGTGGGCGTGGAACGTTGCCCGCCTCCCGGCGGCGGCACACCGCGTCGACGCCCTCGAGTCAAACCGGTGTCGAATCGCCTTCGAACTGCGTGCGCTCGAGAGCGTCAACGCGCCGGTGTGTCTGCGCGCGCTCGAGCGGATCGACGACCGCCTCTCGAGCGAGACCGTCGTCGACTCGAGCGACGACGCGTCGTCGGCAGAATCGGACGAGTCGGCGGAGTCAAACGGGTCGGACGAGTCGCCGACTACGGACGAGTAA